The window TGTCCCTACGGAAAGTGAGATATTAGGTCGCGAATTACTGCCAGATGAGTTAACTTTTACTAATGAAAAACCGTATGTCGTTTATGGCTACGCAGCTGTACCAACAGGTGAAACGTTGACAATAAATCCCGGCGCACGCATCCATTTTCATGCTAACTCAGGTTTATTAGTCTCTGAAGGCGCAACGTTAAATGTCAATGGAGCGTTAAGTACTGATCCAGAATTATTAGAAAACGAAGTGATTTTTGAAGGCGATCGTTTAGAGCCTTTATATAGTGATGTCCCTGGACAATGGGGAACGATTTGGCTATTTGAAGGGAGCCAAAATAATACTATTAATCATGCTACCATAAAAAACGCCACAGTTGGTGTGTTATCTGACGGTGATGCCAATGCTGTAACAGATAAATTAACCATTACAAATTCTCAAATTTACAATATTAGTACCTTCGGAATTTTAGGACGTAATACTTCTATCAGAGCAGAAAACATCGTTTTAAATAATGCTGGACAAGCTAGTTTTGGTGCAACTCTTGGTGGAAAATACAATGTCACCCACTCCACGATAGCTAATTACTGGAATAGTAGTTTTAGACAATTCCCTGCGTTATTAATTAATAACTTTGTTGTCGATGCTGAAAATACCGCTTTTGTTTCGGATTTAACCGAAGCTAATTTTAGTAACTGTATTATTTATGGTAATGATAATCCTGAGCTTTTAATTGACGAAATTGAAGATACATCTGTTGTCTTTAATTTTAAGTTTACTAATTGTCTATTACGTTTTCAAGATAATAATAACTTCTTTTCTAGTTCTAATTACGATTTTGATGATGCCACGCATTATGAAAATATGATTTTTAACGAAGATCCTGATTTTAGAGATGCCTCAGAAAATGATTTACTTATTGGTGATAACTCAGCTGCTAATGGGCAAGGGAATGCTACTTTTTCTAGTCAAGTTCCAAATGATATTTTAGGAGTTAGTAGAACTGCTAGTCCTGACTTAGGGGCTTATCAGCATGTTACCTTTTAGTATATAAAAACTCCTCTTTCTTTTGATTTCCTTTTATTGAAATCAAAATTCATTCTCCTCTTTCAAATTAAAGAGGAGAGCATTACATGATGATTTGTTTGGTTTGCTAGTTATATTTGAAGTATTGATTTAACTATTCCGAGTTTTATTATATCTAATGAGCACATATCGTCAGTTCGAGTGCGATGACGAAAGAAACGTGTATCGAGAACTTTTTTTCATCTACATACAATTTTTAACTGCTTCTTAAACTACAGAATTTGATGCGGATATAGAATAATAGAACTCCTCTTTCTTTTGATTTCTTTCTATTGAAATCAAAATTCATTCTCCTCTTTCAAATTAAAGAGGAGAGCTTTACATAATGATTTGTTTGGTTTGTTAATTACCTTTGAAGTATTGATACAACTATTCCACTACTATTTATAATGAGTGAACACATATCGTCAGTTCAAGTGCGGCGACGAAGGAGACGTGTATCGAGAACTTTTTTTCATCTTCATACAATTTTTAACTGCTTCTTAAACTACAGAAATTGATTCGGATATAGGATAACAGAACTCCTCTTTCTTTTGATTTCCTTTTATTGAAATCAAAATTCATTCTCCTCTTTGAAATTAAAGAGGAGAGCTTTACATAATGATTCGTTTGGTTTGCTAGTTATCTTTGAAGTATTGATCTAAATAATTCTTACATTTTTGTATTGAGTGAACACACCACGTCAGTTCGAGTGCGTCGACGAAGGAGGCGTGTATCGAGAACTTTTTTTCATCTTCTTGCCATTTTAAGCTGCTCTTAAAACTTCAGGATTTGATTCGGATATAGGATAATAGAACTCCTCTTTCTTTTGATTTCTTTTTATTGAAATCAAAATTCATTCTCCTCTTTCAAATTAAAGAGGAGAGCATTACATGATGATTTGTTTTGTTTGCTAGTTATCTTTGAAGTCTTGATCTAAATAATCCTTACATTTTTGTATTAAGTGAGCACACCACGTCAGTTCGAGTGCGACGACGAGGGAGGCGTGTATCGAGAACTTTTTTTCATCTTCTTGCCATTTTAAGCTGCTCTTAAAACTTCAGGATTTGATTCAGATATAGGATAATAGAACTCCTCTTTCTTTTGATTTCTTTTTATTGAAATCAAAATTCATTCTCCTCTTTCAAATTAAAGAGGAGAGCATTACATGATGATTTGTTTTGTTTGCTAGTTATCTTTGAAGTATTGATCTAAATAATTCTTACATTTTTGTATTGAGTGAACACACCACGTCAGTTCGAGTGCGTCGACGAAGGAGACGTGTATCGAGAACTTTTTTTCATCTTCATACAATTTTTAACTGCTTCTTAAACTACAGGATTTGATTCGGATATAGGATAATAGAACTCCTCTTTCTTTTGATTTCCTTTTATTGAAATCAAAATTCATTCTCTTCTTTGAAATTAAAGAGGAGAGCTTTACATAATGATTTGTTTGGTTTGCTAGTTATCTTTGAAGTATTGATTTAACTATTCCTAGTTTTATTATATCTAGTGAGCACATATCGTCAGTTCGAGTGCGGCGACGAAGGAGACGTGTATCGAGAACTTTTTTTCATCTTCATCCAATTTTTATTTGCTTCTTAAACTACAGAATTTGATGCGGATAATAGGATAATAGAACTCCTCTTTCTTTTGATTTCTTTTTATTGAAATCAAAATTCATTCTCCTCTTTCAAATTAAAGAGGAGAGCTTTACATAATGATTTGTTTGGTTTGCTAGTTATCTTTGATGTATTGATCTAAATGATCTTTAACTTTTCTATTGAGCGAGCACACCACGTCAGTTCGAGTGCGGCGACGAAGGAGGCGTGTATCGAGAACTTTTTTTCATCTTCATACAATTTTTAACTGCTTCTTAAACTACAGGATTGGATGCGGATATAGCATAATAGAACTCCTCTTTCTTTTGATTTCCTTTTATTGAAATCAAAATTCATTCTCCTCTTTGAAATTAAAGAGGAGAGCATTACATGATGATTTGTTTGGTTTGCTAGTTATCTTTGAAGTATTGATTTAACTCATCTCTATTTTTTGTTTTGAGTGAGCACACCACGTCAGTTCGAGTGCGGCGACGAAGGAGACGTGTATCGAGAACTTTTTTTTGTATCACTCCATAAAAGTAAAAACTACAAAACAAAAAAGCCTGCTAAAATATAGCAGGCTTTTATTCCGCGAAAGCGAAAAATTATTTTATAATAGACTAAGCTACAAACAATGGTAACTCACTCATCATTGCATTAACTTTTATTGCTATTTCTTCTAATAAATCTTCGTTTTCATGATTCATTAGTACTTGATCGATTAACTCGACAATAGCTTCCATTTCGTTTTCTTTTAAACCTCTTGTTGTAATCGCAGCTGTACCTATTCTAATTCCTGACGTTACAAATGGTGATTTATCATCAAACGGCACCATGTTTTTGTTTACTGTAATATCTGCTTTTACTAAAGCTTTTTCTGCATCCTTACCCGTAATATTTTTATTACGTAAATCAATTAACATCATGTGGTTATCTGTACCTCCAGAAATAATTTTGTAACCACGTTTTACAAACGCGTCTGCCATTGCTGATGCATTTTTCTTTACTTGTAACATATAGGTAAGAAACTCGTCTGTCAATGCTTCGCCAAAAGCAATCGCTTTCGCTGCAATAATATGCTCTAAAGGTCCACCCTGATTTCCTGGGAATACGCCAGAATCTAAAAGTGAAGACATTTTTCGTAAATTTCCGTTTTTAAGTTTAATACCAAATGGGTTATCAAAATCTTTACCCATTAATATCATTCCCCCTCTTGGCCCACGTAACGTTTTGTGTGTTGTCGTGGTTACAATATGGCAATGTGGTATTGGATCGTTTAAAATTCCTTTTGCAATTAATCCTGCAGGATGAGAAATATCTGCAAGTAATAAAGCACCAACACTATCTGCTATTGCTCTAAAACGTTTAAAATCTATATCTCTAGAATATGCAGACGCTCCAGCAATAATTAATTTTGGCTGTTCTTTAGTTGCTATTTCTTGAATTTTATCATAATTCAAAACACCTGTTTCCTGCTCTACCCCGTAAAATACAGGATTATATAATTTACCTGAAAAGTTAACTGGAGAACCGTGCGTTAAATGTCCACCATGAGACAAATCGAATCCTAAAATCTTATCTCCTGGTTGTAAAACAGCATGATAAACGGCTGTATTTGCCTGACTTCCAGAGTGCGGTTGTACATTAGCATACGCAGCACCAAATAATGTTTTGGCACGATCAATAGCTATCTGTTCTACCTCATCAACTACTTCACAACCACCATAATAACGCTTACCAGGATACCCTTCTGCATATTTATTGGTCAGTACAGATCCTGCTGCTTCCATAACTTGGTCACTGACAAAGTTTTCTGAGGCAATTAGTTCTATACCATTTAGTTGGCGTTCTTTTTCGGCTTGAATCAATTCAAAAATCTGTTCGTCACGTAGCATAGTTATGTGTTTTTGTTATTTCCGCTTAAGCGAAAAATGTTTTATCGTTAAATATTTATCAAAAATAACAAATAACCTTTGTAAATAATTGAAAAAACATATATTTACTTAGAATTTATAAACAACAAATCAACAATCATACATATGCCATTATCAGCTAATAATCCAGACAGAAAATCATGGTTGCACGTCGATAAAAATTCGGACTTCCCTATCCAAAATATTCCTTTTGGTGTTTTCTTAACTAGAGATGACATAATTACCATTGGAACACGTATTGGAGATACAGCAATTGACTTAGGTGCTTTACACCAATTAGGTTATTTTGAAGGTATCCCATTAACTGAAGATATTTTTCTTCAAGACACACTAAACGATTTTATCGCAGATGGACGTAAAACGTGGCGTTTGGTTAGAAACAGAATTGCCGAAATTTTTGATGTAGAAAATGACGCATTGACCAATAACTTAAAACATAAAGAAATTGTTTTATTCCGTTTGGACGAAATAGAAATGCAATTACCAGTTCAAATTGGAGATTATACAGATTTTTACTCAAGCATAGAACATGCCACTAATGTGGGAACCATGTTTAGAGATCCAGACAACGCATTATTACCAAATTGGCTACATATTCCTGTAGGTTACCATGGTAGAAGTAGTTCTATCATTCCTTCTGGAATCCCTGTACATAGACCACAAGGTCAAACGCTACCTGCTGGAGCTACAGAGCCTGTTTTTGGCCCGAGTAAATTAGTGGATTTTGAATTAGAAATGGCATTTATAACTACAGATGCTAACGATTTAGGAGAACCAATACCTGTTAACGAAGCTGAAGAATACATCTTTGGATTAGTATTATTTAACGATTGGTCTGCTCGTGATATCCAAAAATGGGAATATGTTCCATTAGGACCGTTTTTAGCTAAAAACTTTGCATCCTCAATTTCGCCTTGGATTGTAACTTTAGATGCTTTACAACCATTTAAAACAGATAGCCCTAAACCATTAAAAAAGCAATTACCCTATCTACAACAGTCTGGTAAAAAGAGTTACGATATTAACTTAGAAGTTGCTATACAACCAGAAAAGGCTAAAGAAACGGTCGTTACTAAATCTAATTTTAAAAACATGTATTGGAGCATGTCACAGCAATTGGCGCATCATACCGTAAACGGTTGTCCAATTAATAGTGGAGACATGATGGGTAGTGGTACTATCTCTGGTCCAACACCTGATAGTTACGGCTCTATGTTAGAATTATCTTGGAGAGGTGAAAAACCTGTTAAAATGAAAGATGGTACAGAACGTAAGTTTATCAATGATAACGATACGGTTATCATGAGAGGCTATTGCGAAAAAGAAGGGACTAGAATTGGGTTTGGAGAAGTTAAAACGAAGCTTTTACCAATATTTCAACCAAAAAAAATAAAATAACAACACATAGTATTCCAGATAGTTAACCCTTAAATTTAAAAATTTAAGGGTTTTCTTTTTTGGTTTGGCACGCTAATTGGCTTTCTTTATAACAAAAACCAAATAAATCCCAAAAACATGAGAAACTTTACACTTATTACAGTACTCCTTCTAGTATTAACATCTTGTGTTGGAAGAAAACAAATCGAAAAACAATTAAATACCGGTAATTACGATTTAGCAATTACCAATGCTTTAAAAAAATTAGAGAGCAATAAGGACAAAAAGCGTAAACAAGACTATGTTATACTACTTGAAGAAGCCTATTATAAAGTTGTAGAAAACGATAACAATACTATAAACCACTTAACCAAAGATGGTAATCCTGAGTCGTTCGAAACCATTTATAACACCTATCTTAATTTAGAGCAAAGACAAAATGCTATTAAACCTGTATTGCCTTTAAAAATTGGAAAAAAGACTTTAAAGCTTAAGTTTAATGATTATAGTGATCAGATTGTAAATTACAGAGCTAAAGTTTCAGACTACAAATACATGCAAGCTTTACAATTAATTCAAACTAATGATAAGTTTTATAATCGTGAGGCTTATGCTTTATTAAATGATATAGAAAGTATTAATCCTAATTATAAAGACATTAGGTTATTAATGAATGATGCCCATTTTAACGGAACCGATTTTGTATTGGTAACTATTGAAAACCAAACGCGTCAAATTATACCAGCCCGCTTAGAATCTGATTTATTGAATTTTGATACCTATGGTTTAGATCAATTTTGGACAGCTTATCATGCAAGTTCTGACTCAAATATTGATTACGACTACACCATGAAATTACAACTACAACGTATTAACATCTCTCCAGAACATATTACTGAAAGAGAGCTAGTACGTCAAAAAGACATTGTAGATGGCTGGGAATATGTATTAGATTCTAATGGAAATGTAAAAAAAGACAGTTTAGGTAATGATATTAAGCAAGATAAAATTGTAAACATAACAGCTAGATTTTTAGAAGTAAGTCAAATAAAATCAACACAAGTTGTGGCTAGAGTCGTTTACACTGATTTAAAACAGAACCAAACTTTAGATAATTTTCCAATAGACAGTGAGTTTATCTTTGAAAACATTTTTGGAACTGCAAAAGGCGATCAAAGAGCTTTACTAGATGAGGATTTACAATTACTAAGAAACAGACAAATCCCCTTCCCTAGTAATGAGCAAATGGTTTATGATACCGGTGAAGATTTAAAATACAAACTAAAAGATATCATAACTAGGTATCGTTTTAGAAATTAAACGCTAGTTTTATAACACCAAAAAAACTCCCAAATTGATTTGGGAGTTTTTTGTATTATAAATAAATTTGATCCTATTTTTTATCTCCTCTTAATTTTCTAATCATTTCATTAATCTCTTTTTCAGAAAAACCATTACTTATATTTACATAGCCACCTGTAATCTTACTATTAACATAAGGCAAGGATATTATTTGTTTATCAATGACAATAGCAATAGGTTTACCTATATTATTTGCTGTTAACAGCGCAAATTTGTGAGTCCCTTCTTTAGTAAATGCAATAACAATTTCTGGCTTGTTATTGCCATAATTACTATAAATCTTCTCCACTTTTAAAATATCTGCTGACACAATTGCTGGTACTGCTTCCAATGCAACATCTTCATCTCTCGCATTATCAACATAATCAAGTATTGCATAAAAGCCATCTTCCCTATCCACCGGAACAGCAGCAAATGCATCTGATGCCCCATAACTCCCTGAGTAAGGCTTAAAACTATTTGTTATTTTTTCAATTGCTGCATTAATAGTAGTAAACTCGACTATAATTGCCTCTTGCAAGCCCTCCAAATCAATATCCTTATCACAGTCTTCAGAATGATTACATCGGTATAAAACATCGATACTATCGTCCTCTAAAAAATAAGCAAGGGAAACTATTAATTTTTCAGTAATAACGTCTTCAGATATTTTAGCTTCTAATTGTGCAATTCTAATAGTATCATCATCTGAAGCCATACGTTTTAAAACTTCAAACTTAGATTCAAAATCAGCTTTTTGAGTGTCAACAAGCTTTAACTTTTTAATGATATCAACTATTTTCTCATGCTTGGTTTGCCCATAACTCACAAACACCATAAAATAAATAAAACATCCAAGCATAAACTTCATAGTGTTATCTATTTTAATTATTGTTTTAGACTATGCAAAAAAATCTTTCAAACCACTTAAGATGCTTTGTACAGCATAAGACGCTAATATTAACCCCATAATTTTACTTATTACGGTAATACCATATTCTCCAATGCGCTCCTGTACCTTATTAGCAGCTAATAATAACAAACTTGTTAATCCAATAACAACAAGTACCAAAACTGTAGTTAATAATTGCTGCTGAATGTTATAAATATGATTATCAGTAAGCAAGACCACTGCCATAATAGCTCCTGGCGAAGCTATAGACGGAATAGCCACCGGGAAAATGGTCACATGTTTATAGTCTTTAATACCATGTTTTTCTGTTTCTGGTTTACCCTCTCCAAAAATCATGGTTAATGCAAACAAAAATAATATCACTCCTCCAGAAATCTGAAACGCATCTAGCGTCACATTCATTCCTTCTAAAATTAATTGACCAATAACTATAAAAAATAATAGCACTAAAAACGCTACAAAACTTGCTCTGATAGCAATACGTTTTTTATATTTTTTGTCAAAATTTTTGGTCGCTTCCAAATACACAGGTATCGAACCTAAGGGATCAATAACTGCGAATAAAAATAAAAAGGTGGTTAAAATTTCTTTCATAAACATTATTCTATTTCAACACCTGTAGTTGTAAAAGATAAGCCCTGTTGACCAGAAGTAGATATCTGTACAGCTTCAAAGTAAGGTGGTTTAACATCTTTAGAAGCAATCCAATCAAATACAAAGTTAGCACCTGTACCGCCTTCAATATCTCTTTCATTTATGACAATCTCTATAGTCTGCATAGGCTTTACATAGATTGTCTCTGTGAAATAAGCTTTAATTAGATCGCCATTAGTATCATAAAAATCTGCTTCCTTTATAAAAATAGTATCTTTTTTATTAATGTTTCTTAAGCTTACCGTCGCTGTTAAATTATGTGTTTTGTGTTCCGTAACACTATAAATTTGAGAATAAACAGACAAATAACTTGATCCCGACACTAATAACGAGTCCGTTAATGGTTTATTCCATTGCATCGCTTTCCAATTATTAGAGGGTACATAAGCGTTTTCATCTTTAGTTTCGCAACTAAAAGACGTTAAAACAATAATAAATAGTACTACGTATTTCATAATTTAAACAAATTTAAATAAGTCAATTTCATTTATAGCGCCATGACTAGCATGCACAACCGCTACTCCATTTTTAATCACCAACAACTGCGGCGATTGGTGCATCACCTGAAATTTATAGCCAGCCTCATTAGAGACCTCTCTGTAATTTAATAAATCTAAATAGTATAAATCTAAATTTATATCCAAATCAAAAGCAGCGACAAATTGATTCATAACCATACTACTAATACCACATCTTGTAGAATGTTTAAATATAACTTGCGTTTTCCCTTTAGACAATTTAGCAATGTCATCTAACTGACTAACCGTCGTTAAATTTTTCCAAGGCAGTATTTTCTTTTCTTTTGGCTCTTTAGAACCACCAAATAATTTTCCAAACATAGTCATTTTATTTTAGCAATTTTCATTGCCCATAAGTTAAACAAAAATATCACTTTTATGATATTTATCATTGAATATGTCGAAACGTTTTAAGTAACTTACATAGAAATTAGAAACAAAGCTAAACTGACTAAAAGTCAGCTAAAAACAACACTTTAGCGACATTTTGTCTTGCAATTACATTTGGTAAGATAATTGAAATACAGCTAGCATAAAACAATTATAAACATAAGTTTTCGCTTATGCGGAACTACAAATAAACACACTATATGAACCCAGATAATTATACAATCAAATCGCAAGAAGCCATACAACGCGCTCAGCAGATTGCGCAAAGTTATGGTCATCAACAAATTGAAAATGAACACTTTTTTAAAGCCATTTTTGAGGTTGATGAAAATGTATTACCATTCATCTTAAAAAAATTGAATGTCAATCTTAATGTTTTAGAATTAGCATTAGATAAGCAATTAGAAAGTTTTCCTAAAGTTACAGGAGCAGATTTAATGCTGTCTCGTGAAGCTAGTAAAACTCTAAACGAAGCGTCTATTATTGCAAAAGCAATGAATGATGACTACGTCTCTATAGAACACTTTATTTTAGCTGTTTTTAAATCAAACAGTAAAATAGCACAAATGCTTAAAGACCAAAGTGTAACAGAAAAAGGTTTAAAAGCAGCAATAGACGAATTAAGAAAAGGAGACCGTGTTACCTCGCAAAGTCAAGAGGAAACCTACAATTCCCTTAATAAATACGCTAAAAATTTAAACAAATTAGCAAGAGATGGAAAATTAGATCCGGTTATTGGTCGTGATGAGGAAATTAGAAGAATCCTTCAAATATTATCTCGTCGTACTAAAAACAACCCCATCTTAGTTGGTGAGCCAGGAACTGGTAAAACGGCTATTGCAGAAGGTTTAGCACATAGAATCGTAGATGGTGACGTCCCTGAAAATTTAGTCGATAAGCAAATTTTCGCCTTAGACATGGGCGCACTAATTGCAGGTGCTAAATTTAAAGGAGAATTTGAAG is drawn from Psychroserpens sp. NJDZ02 and contains these coding sequences:
- a CDS encoding SecDF P1 head subdomain-containing protein; its protein translation is MKFMLGCFIYFMVFVSYGQTKHEKIVDIIKKLKLVDTQKADFESKFEVLKRMASDDDTIRIAQLEAKISEDVITEKLIVSLAYFLEDDSIDVLYRCNHSEDCDKDIDLEGLQEAIIVEFTTINAAIEKITNSFKPYSGSYGASDAFAAVPVDREDGFYAILDYVDNARDEDVALEAVPAIVSADILKVEKIYSNYGNNKPEIVIAFTKEGTHKFALLTANNIGKPIAIVIDKQIISLPYVNSKITGGYVNISNGFSEKEINEMIRKLRGDKK
- the glyA gene encoding serine hydroxymethyltransferase; this translates as MLRDEQIFELIQAEKERQLNGIELIASENFVSDQVMEAAGSVLTNKYAEGYPGKRYYGGCEVVDEVEQIAIDRAKTLFGAAYANVQPHSGSQANTAVYHAVLQPGDKILGFDLSHGGHLTHGSPVNFSGKLYNPVFYGVEQETGVLNYDKIQEIATKEQPKLIIAGASAYSRDIDFKRFRAIADSVGALLLADISHPAGLIAKGILNDPIPHCHIVTTTTHKTLRGPRGGMILMGKDFDNPFGIKLKNGNLRKMSSLLDSGVFPGNQGGPLEHIIAAKAIAFGEALTDEFLTYMLQVKKNASAMADAFVKRGYKIISGGTDNHMMLIDLRNKNITGKDAEKALVKADITVNKNMVPFDDKSPFVTSGIRIGTAAITTRGLKENEMEAIVELIDQVLMNHENEDLLEEIAIKVNAMMSELPLFVA
- a CDS encoding DUF3124 domain-containing protein, whose translation is MKYVVLFIIVLTSFSCETKDENAYVPSNNWKAMQWNKPLTDSLLVSGSSYLSVYSQIYSVTEHKTHNLTATVSLRNINKKDTIFIKEADFYDTNGDLIKAYFTETIYVKPMQTIEIVINERDIEGGTGANFVFDWIASKDVKPPYFEAVQISTSGQQGLSFTTTGVEIE
- a CDS encoding MarC family protein, whose translation is MKEILTTFLFLFAVIDPLGSIPVYLEATKNFDKKYKKRIAIRASFVAFLVLLFFIVIGQLILEGMNVTLDAFQISGGVILFLFALTMIFGEGKPETEKHGIKDYKHVTIFPVAIPSIASPGAIMAVVLLTDNHIYNIQQQLLTTVLVLVVIGLTSLLLLAANKVQERIGEYGITVISKIMGLILASYAVQSILSGLKDFFA
- the ytxJ gene encoding bacillithiol system redox-active protein YtxJ, producing the protein MTMFGKLFGGSKEPKEKKILPWKNLTTVSQLDDIAKLSKGKTQVIFKHSTRCGISSMVMNQFVAAFDLDINLDLYYLDLLNYREVSNEAGYKFQVMHQSPQLLVIKNGVAVVHASHGAINEIDLFKFV
- the fahA gene encoding fumarylacetoacetase, which produces MPLSANNPDRKSWLHVDKNSDFPIQNIPFGVFLTRDDIITIGTRIGDTAIDLGALHQLGYFEGIPLTEDIFLQDTLNDFIADGRKTWRLVRNRIAEIFDVENDALTNNLKHKEIVLFRLDEIEMQLPVQIGDYTDFYSSIEHATNVGTMFRDPDNALLPNWLHIPVGYHGRSSSIIPSGIPVHRPQGQTLPAGATEPVFGPSKLVDFELEMAFITTDANDLGEPIPVNEAEEYIFGLVLFNDWSARDIQKWEYVPLGPFLAKNFASSISPWIVTLDALQPFKTDSPKPLKKQLPYLQQSGKKSYDINLEVAIQPEKAKETVVTKSNFKNMYWSMSQQLAHHTVNGCPINSGDMMGSGTISGPTPDSYGSMLELSWRGEKPVKMKDGTERKFINDNDTVIMRGYCEKEGTRIGFGEVKTKLLPIFQPKKIK